The following coding sequences lie in one Saccopteryx bilineata isolate mSacBil1 chromosome 5, mSacBil1_pri_phased_curated, whole genome shotgun sequence genomic window:
- the SMIM20 gene encoding small integral membrane protein 20 has product MSRNLRTALIFGGFISLVGAAFYPIYFRPLMRPEEYQKEQAINRAGIVQEDVQPPGLKVWSDPFGRK; this is encoded by the exons ATGTCCCGGAACCTGCGGACCGCGCTCATTTTCGGCGGCTTCATCTCCTTGGTCGGTGCCGCCTTCTACCCCATCTACTTCCGGCCCCTAATGCGGCCGGAGGAATACC AGAAGGAACAAGCTATCAATCGGGCTGGTATTGTTCAAGAAGATGTGCAGCCACCAG GGTTAAAAGTGTGGTCTGATCCATTTGGCAGGAAGTGA